The genome window CGCCGTCCCGATGATGGAAGGTCGCCTGAACATCTAGCCGCAAACCCCTGAGAAAACCCAGCAATCCTGCGCCACAGCGCGCCCCTCAATCCTGCCCGACCTCGCCCCGCCGCACCGCCTCCACCAGCGCCTCGATCCGCTCGAAGCTGCCGCCCCAGAAGCCGCGATAGGCGCCGACCCAGGCAGCCACAAGCTGCATCCCCTCCGGGCGCAGGCTGCACGGCCGGGTCTGCCCCTTCTGGGTGCGCTCGATCAGCCCCGCCGCCTCCAACACCTTGAGATGCTTCGAAATCGCCGGCTGGCTCATGTCATGGCGCGCCACGATCTCGCCCACCGTCGCCGGCCCATCGACCAGCTGCCCGATGATCGCCCGGCGGGTCGGGTCGGCAAGGGCGGAGAAGCAGCGCGAGAGGGAGTCGGCCATGACAAATCACCATCTGGAAATATATCCCAGAAGTAATTCCTTGCCCCAAACCGGGCAAGCCCTCTTTCCCCCTCCCGCCCCTCTTGCTAGGACCATGACAGCGCAACCAAGGCCACGGCCCCCATGACCTCCCCCTTGTCCAACCCCACCCTCATCGAACGCTCCGCGGCCAAGGGGCTGCGCATCACCGGTCAGCGCAAGGTCATTGCCGAGGTGCTCGACGCCGCTTCCGACCACCCCGATGTCGAAGAGCTCTACGCCCGCGCCTCCGCCGTAGACCCCCGCATTTCGCTCGCCACGGTCTATCGCACCGTCAAGCTGTTCGAGGAATCGGGCCTGCTCGAAAAGCTCGAATTCGGCGATGGCCGCGCCCGCTACGAAGACGCCGAGCGCGACCACCACGATCACCTGATCGACATGAAGACCGGCGAGGTGATCGAATTCGTCGACCCCGAGATCGAGGCCCTTCAGGAAAAGATCGCGGAGCGCCTCGGCTACGAGCTGAAGGGCCACAAGCTCGAACTCTACGGCACCCGCAAGAAGCCGGTCTGAGCCTCCCGGGCCGCACCCGCCCGCACACACTCCACTTCCACACACACCCCATTTTCCACCCACACCCCTTTTTCGTCCCCCGCCCCCTCGCCTCTCCCGCCAATCCGCGCTACCACCGGCCTCAACCCCAACGGAGCGGCCCGCATGTCCGACAATCTCAAGGGCATCGCGCTGATGGTGCTCGCCATGCTCGGGCTTGCCTGCACCGACTCCGTGGTCAAGCTCATGGCCGCCTACATGCCCGCGCCGCAGGTCATCCTCATCGTCGGCGGCGCCACCGCGCTGATCTTCTCCGCCGCCGCCCTGATCCACCGCGAGCCGCTCTTCTCCCGCGACTTCCTCCACCCCGCCGTGGTCGGCCGCTCGCTGGCCGAGGCCGTCGCCGCCCTCACCATCACCGCCTCCATCGCGCTGGTCCCGCTCGCCACCGTCTCCGCGCTGATGCAGCTCAACCCGATCCTCGTCACCCTCGGGGCGGCGCTGTTTTTTGGCGAGCAGGTCGGTTGGCGCCGCTGGGCCGCCATCGCCGCCGGCATGGTCGGAATGCTGATGATCGTGCGCCCCGGCCTCTCGGGCTTCGACCCCAACGCCCTCCTGGCCGTCGCCGCCGCCGTCGCCCTCTCCGCCCGCGATCTCACCACCCGCGCCGCGCCCCGCGCCATCCCCTCGCTGACCCTCGCCGCCTGGGGCTTTTCGCTGGTGCCCTTCGCCGCCGTGGCCGCCCTGCTGATCGGCCCGGGCTTCTCGCCGCTCAACGCCGCCTCCCTCGCCTGGGCACCTCTCGGCGTGCTCTTCACCCTCACCGGCTACTGGGCGCTCACCGCCGCCGTGCGCGTCGGCGAACTCTCCACCGTCGCCCCCTTCCGCTACTCCCGCCTGCTCTTCGCCACCCTCATCGCCGTCCTCTTCTTCAACGAGCGCCCCGACGGCTGGACCATCGCAGGCTCCCTCCTCATCATCGCCGCCGGCCTCTACGCCTTTCTGCGCGAACGCCGCCGCAGCTAGCCCGGCCCCGCCGCGCTCCCGTGCCCCCCGCGACCGTTAGCGCAAACATTTACATGCCTCCCGCCTTGCACCACGCCCCCTTGCTGCTATGACTTGGGCCAACCGACACGCCCCAAGGGAGGCCGCCCCATGAGCACCATCATCGACATCCACGCCCGCGAGATCCTCGACAGCCGCGGCAATCCCACCGTCGAAGTCGACGTGACCCTCGAAGACGGCACCGTGGGCCGCGCCGCCGTGCCCTCGGGCGCCTCGACCGGCGCGCATGAGGCGGTCGAAAAGCGCGATGGCGACAAGAAGCGCTACAAGGGCAAGGGCGTGCTGCAAGCCGTCGCCGCCGTGAACGGCGAGATCGCCGAGGCGCTGGTGGGCTTCGACGCCACCGAGCAGGTCGCCCTCGACGGCTCCATGATCGAGCTCGACGGCACCGCCAACAAGGGCCGCCTCGGTGCCAACGCCATCCTCGGCGTGTCGCTCGCCGTCGCCAAGGCCGCCGCCGAATTCACCGGCCAGCCGCTCTACCGCTACGTCGGCGGCACCTCCGCCCGCATGCTCCCGGTGCCGATGATGAACATCATCAACGGCGGCGAGCACGCCGACAACCCGATCGACATCCAGGAATTCATGATCATGCCGGTCGCCGCGCCCACCATCGCGGAAGCCGTGCGCATGGGCTCCGAAGTGTTCCACACCCTCAAGGGCGAGCTTTCGGCGGCAGGCATGTCCACCGGGCTGGGCGACGAGGGCGGCTTCGCACCCGAGATCGCCTCCACCCGCGACGCGCTCGACTTCATCCTGAAGTCCATCGAGAAGGCCGGCTACAAACCGGGCGAAGATATCTACCTCGCCCTCGATTGCGCCGCGACCGAGTATTACAAAGGCGGCAAATACGAGATGAAGGGCGAGGGCGCCTCGCTCTCCTCCGAAGAGAACGCCGACTACCTTGCCAAGCTCGCCGCCGACTACCCGATCATCTCCATCGAAGACGGCATGTCCGAGGATGACTGGGAGGGCTGGAAGATCCTGACCGACAAGATCGGCGACAAGGTGCAGCTCGTGGGCGACGACCTCTTCGTCACCAACCCCACCCGCCTCGCCGACGGCATCTCCAAAGGCGTCGCCAACTCCATGCTGGTGAAGGTGAACCAGATCGGCACCCTCACCGAAACGCTCCAGGCCGTCGATATGGCCCACCGCGCCCGCTACACCAACGTCATGTCGCACCGCTCCGGCGAGACCGAAGACGCCACCATCGCCGACCTCGCCGTCGCCACCAACTGCGGCCAGATCAAGACCGGCTCCCTCGCCCGCTCCGACCGGCTGGCCAAGTACAACCAGCTCATCCGCATCGAGGAAGAGCTTGCCGAAACCGGCCTCTACGCCGGCAAGAGCATCCTGAAGGGCTGATGATGCCCCGCTTGCGAGGCTGCATCGGGTGGCCTCGCAAGCACGCCGCCGCCGGTCGGGCGGCCCGCCGCCGCCAAGCCGGCCCCATGCGCCTCGCCCTCGCCCTAACCCTTCTCGCCGCGCCCCTCTCCGCCGAGCCGCTCGCGCTCTTCGAGGGCCGCGCCGTGCTCACCCTGCCAGCCGAATTCGCCCCCGCGGGCACCACCGAACAGGGCCTGCGCTTCGCTTCCCGACCGATCTGGGAAAGCCTGACGCTGGCGGGCGATTACGCAGAACTCTCCCGCATCGCCCGCGCCGATGCCGAGCTTTTCGGCGATGAAAGCCCCGATTGCGCCGCCGAAGCCGCATTCCCCTATCACTTCTCCTGCAAACCGGCGCAGACCCTGCGCGTCGACTTCCTCGACCTCGCCACACCCCTTGGCCGCGCCTCCCTCACCACCCTCTTCACCCCCCAGCTCGAAACCGGCTGGCAGGCGCTGCCGCCCGCCGAGCGCCTCGCCCGCTACTGCCCGCCGCCGCACCGGGGCTACCACGCGGGCCGGTCGCTCACCTGCTTCCGCCGCGATCTCGTCACCGAGCGCCCCACCCTCGCCGACCGGCTGATCGTCACCGAAGGCCACGCGCTGCACATCACCGCCCAGAACGGCCTTCTGGCGGCGCAGATCAATATCGCCCTGTTCAAGAATGGCCGCGAGGGCGCCCCCTCCCGGGAGGAGGCGCAATCGGCCTACGAGGCGCTGCGCCTCGGCTACTGGGGCGGTCTCACCCCCGAGGCGCTGGCCGGTGAGGCCCTGCTCGAGGCGGTGCAGCTGCCCTGAGCCCTGAGCCCTGAGCGCCCCGCCTAGCCCGCAGATCCCGCGTAAACCACCAGCTCCGGCAGCCCGGTCAGCGGCGCGCCGAGCACCTGGAAGGCGGGCAACGACACCCGCGTGCCCGATCCCTCCGGCCCGCCCGAGGGCCGCAGCTCCACCTGCACCGAATTGCCGTTGCCCGGATAGACCAGCCGCCCCGATTGCGCCGAGGTCACATAGGGCGTCTCGGCCCAGAAGCCCGGATCGGTCGGATCGCCCAGCGAGGCAATCGTCGTGCCCAGCTCGCGCTCCGCGGCCACCGGCGCGGCAGCGGCCGCCTGCTTTTCCTCGTCCGTCGTGGTGTCGAACTGCGCCGCAGTGCGCGCATTCTCCGGCGGCGGCGGGGCCTTCGCGGCCACCGGCGCCTCGCTTGCGGCAGCGGCGTCACCCGCAGGCGCCGCCTCCGCCTTCGGCTTTCGCGCAAACGGACCTTCCGCGCAGCCCGCCAGCAGCAAGGCCGCTCCCGAAACCGCCACAACCCCACGTATCATTCGCACCATCAAGCTCCTTGCCACCTTGGTCGGGGGGCCCGCAATTTACCTTGCCGCCCCCACGCTTCAGCCCTACCTATACCCCATGCAAACGCCCCTGATCGACCCCTTCCAGCGCCCGATCACCTATTTGCGGATCTCCGTGACCGACCGCTGTGACTTTCGCTGTGTCTACTGCATGTCAGAGAACATGACCTTCCTGCCCAAGAAGGAGCTTCTCACCCTCGAAGAGCTCGATGCCGCCTGTACCGGCTTCATCGGCCTTGGCGTCAGGAAGCTGCGGATCACCGGCGGAGAACCGCTGGTGCGCAAGGGCATAATGACCTTCTTCGAGGCGATGACGCGCCATCTGGAGTCCGGCGCGCTCGAGGAGCTGACCCTCACCACCAACGGCTCCCAGCTCGAGCGCTTCGCACCCCAGCTCGCCGCGGCGGGCGTCAAGCGCATCAACATCTCGATCGACACGCTGAACGAAGAGAAATTCGCCCGTATCACCCGCTGGGGCCGCCTGCCCCAGGTGCTGCGCGGCATCGACGCGGCGCAGGCAGCAGGCCTGCGCGTGAAGCTCAACGCCGTGGCGCTGAAGGGCTTCAACGAGGACGAGCTTTTCACCCTCACCGAATTCTGCGCCGCCCGCGACATGGACCTGACATGGATCGAGGTCATGCCCATGGGCGATCTCGGCAACGAGGACCGCATCGGCCAGTATTGGTCGCTCAAGGAGCTGCGCGCCAAGCTGGCCGAGCAATACACCCTGATCGACCTCACCGAGCGCACCGGCGGCCCGGCGCGCTATGTCCAGCTTCAGGAAACCGGCCAGAAGATCGGCTTCATCACGCCGCTGACCCATAACTTCTGCGAAAGCTGCAACCGCGTGCGCCTCACCTGCACCGGCGAGCTTTACATGTGCCTCGGCCAGGAAGACCGCGCCGACCTGCGCGCGCCCCTCCGCCAATACGGCCCCGGCCCCGAGTTCGAAGACGCCATCCGCGCCGCCATCGCCCTCAAGCCCAAGGGCCACGATTTCGACTATTCCCGCCAGACCGTCGAAGGCCAGGTCTCCCGCCACATGAGCCACACCGGCGGCTGACGCTGCTCCCCGTCATCCTCGGGCTTGCCCCGAGGATCTCCCGCCACACGAGCCACACCGGCAGCTGACGCTGCTCCCCGTCATCCTCGGGCTTGCCCCGAGGATCTCCCGCCACACGAGCCACACCGGCAGCTGACGCTGCTCCCCGTCATCCTCGGGCTTGCCCCGAGGATCTCCCGCCACATGAGCCACACCGGGGCAGAGAGCAACATTGCCGGCCCCTCGCATCTGCGGTATGATACTGCGGTATAATCAAGGTGCCCGCATGACCGCCCCCAAACGCAAGACCTCGCTCACCATGGATGTCGCCGATCTCGACGCCGCGCGCGACCTGGGCGTCAATGTCTCCGCCGTCGCCAGCGAGGCCCTTCGCCGCGCCGTGGCAGAGGCCCGCCAACGGCGCTGGCGCGAGGAGAACGCCGAGGCCTTCGCGGCCCAGTCCGAGTGGCACGCGCAAAACGGCCACCCGCTCGCCGCGATCCAGACCGGCCCGGCAACTTGGAAGAGCTGAAACGCCACGACATCGCCGAATGGGACGGCATCGCCATGGTCGTGGTCGAAAGCGACATCCTCCCGCCCGACCCGGCCCTCGTCGTGATCCCGCTCCTGCCCGACTATCCTGCCGCCAAGGGCCTGAACCCGACCATTCGCTACAAGGGTCAACCTCTGGTCCTGGCCACCCGCCTCATCACCTCGGTACGCCGCGCCGCCCTGACCCGCAAGGCCAGTGCCGCCGATCAGGCAGATGACATCACCCGCGCGCTCGATATCCTGCTGACCGGCGTTTGACCCGGGGCACGTCCCGCCCTAAGCCCACTCCGCCCCAAGATCGTCCCGCGCCCGGTCGATCCAGTGCTCGGCCAGCCAGGGCGTCGGCTTGCAGGCCCGCAGCCACGAGCCGGAATAGCCCTCCACCGCCTCATGCATCTTTGGATGCCCGTGGAAGCACACCACCTTGGCCGCCTCCGGCAGCTTCGCGGGCTTCAGCCAGTTCACCGGCGGCAGGCCGAGGCAGTCGTGCTTGAAGCTCACCACCTCCTCGCCGGGCAGATAGGCAAACTCCCCGCGCTCCTGCGCCAGCGTGCTGGTGTAGCGCTGCTCGCTGCCCCGCGCCTTCTCCACCTCGCGCTTGGCGTCTCCGGCCAACACCTCGTAGAGCCAGCCATGCAGCGCCGGGTCGAACCGGAAGACAGAGCCATGCCCCGTCGCACGCCCCCGCCGCGCCTCCACCCAATCGGCCCGCATCGCCACCTTGCCCGGCGCGAAGTTCAGCAGGCCATCCAAAGGCCCCGTCACCACCACGTCCAGATCGAAGCCCAGCAAAGGCCCCTCGAGATCGGGGATCAACCCGGGCCGAAACAGCGACACCTTGCGCATCGCGCCTTGCCGGTTGGCCACGGCCAGCGCCGCATCCATCTCGGCCAGAAACGGCTCCACCGGCAGGTCCAGCACCTCCACATCGGGGTGCAGCCCGCCGCGCTCCTCGGTCATGCAGAAAAACCGCACATCCTCGCTCAGATGCCGCCGCGCCCCGCTATACAGCCGGTTCACATATTCGGGCCCGAAGAGCGTGCCCCACTTGATGCAGATGACATTGGCAACCATGGCGCTGCCCTACCCGGCTCAGGTGTATTTGGCCAGAAGCTTGTCGCGCACCATCGGGCTGACGAACTTCGAGATGTCCCCGTCCAGCCGCGCAATCTCCTTCACCAGCTTCGAGGCAATCGCCTGCCGCTCGGCGCTGGCCATCAGAAACACCGTCTCGATGCTGTCATCGAGCTGCCGGTTCATGCCAACCATCTGATATTCATACTCGAAATCGGCCACAGCCCGCAGCCCGCGCACGATCAGCCCGGCCCCCACGTCGCGGGCGCAGTCGATCAGCAAGTTCTCGAACGGATGCACCACGATCTCGCAGCCCGTGCGCTCGGCGATCCCGGCGCATTCAGCCTCCACCATGGCCTCGCGCTCCTCGAGGTCGAAGAGCGGGCCCTTGTCGCGGTTGATCGCCACCCCGATCACCAGCCGGTCCACCAGGGCGGTGGCGCGGGTGATGATGTCGATATGGCCAAGCGTTACCGGATCGAACGTGCCCGGATAAAGCCCTACGCGCATCGCATGTCCTCCCTCGCGCCTCGGATCGACCGCAGAAAACACCAGCCGCCGCCGGGGGGCAAGGCGAAAGCCGGGGGCGACACGCAATAATCTTGCGCCCCCGAAGCCCGGCGAAAAAGCGCCCAAAACCCGCGATCCGCGCCCCCAAGGCCGGGGCGCGCGCCGGTTTACACCCTTTTTTCACGGCAGCGCCGCTTGTGATGGGGCCGCCCGATGTTACCTTTAGGTCAATTACGCCAAAGATTTTTTTATCAATAGTCGAGTCATCGTCATGGAAGATATCGACCTCCAGGTGTTGAGCGCCCGGCTGCCTGTCGGCTGGGATACCCAGGTCATGGTCACATGCACCCCGCCGCCGGAGGTGAGCCCGCGCCGCTCGGTGGTGTTCCTGCGCAAACCCCTCGCCGGGGCCTCATCCCTCGCAGACTTCGCCGCCGCCCAACGCGACGAGCTGGCAAAACAGCTCACCCAGTTCTCCCTGCTCTACGACGCGCCCGCCGATCTGGGCGGGCGCAGCCTGCCGCTCATCGTCTTCGGCTGGCAGGCCGAGGCCGGGCGGCTGACCCAGGTGCAGGGCTTCTTTCCCGCGACCGACGGCATGGTCTGGATCGCCACCCTCTCCTGCGGCGCGGAAGATTACGACGCGCTCCTGCCCGAGTTTCAGGCCGTGCTCGCCAGCTTCGCGCCCGCCGACGCGCTGGTGGAGGGCTGAACCATGGTCACAACCCCCGCCACCCGCATCTCCGACCGCACCAGCCACATCGTGCCCGCAGTCGCCGCGCTGGCCGCCGCCCTCACCGCCGCCTGCGCCGCCGCCGATGCGCTGCTGAAATCCCCGGTCATGAGCACCCCCGCGGGCGGCGCCGTCGCCGCGGGCGTGGCCGCCGGCCTCTCGGCACTCGGCGCCATGTTCAACATGATCCCGCCCACCGGCGCCGTGCCCGCCATCGGCTTTCCCACCGTCCACACCGGCTCCATCCCGCAGGCCCGCACGCTCGATACCCACGGCTGCATGTTCCACGGGCCCAACACCGTGATCGAAGGCGCGATGACCGTGCTCACCGGCGGGCTGCCCACGGCGCGGGTGATGTCCAAAACCGCCTGCTCCGCCATGTGCTCCTCGGGCCAGTACAACGTGCTCATCGGCGGCAGCTCGGTGACGATCCCGATCAACATCAACGGCACCAACGCCTTCCGCCTCCAGGTCCAGAACGCCGCCGCCGAGCTTTACGGCACCCCCACGGGCCGAGAGATCTTTCGCGGCATCGCGGATTCGGGCAACATGATCGAAATGCACGAACTCGGCGTCGCCAACGGCTATTGCACCCCCAACAACCAGTCCGACGCCCGCGATGGCACCGGCACCGGAAGCCGTGTCGACTGGAACCCGACCCACGCCAACCCCGGCACCTTTCCCGGCGAAACCCCCACCACCGTGCTCGGCCACGAGCTGGTGCACGCCTATCACAACGCCCAGGGCAACCAGGCCGCCGGCCCGATGGACAGCTACCCCGGCCAGTCCGGCAGCTCCAACCGGGGCGAAGAGCGCGCCACCGTCGGCACCCGCGGCACCACCATCACCGACCCCTCCGGCACCGTGGTAAACGTGCCCGACCACGGCAATGACGTGCCCACCGAAAACTCGCTGCGCCGCGACCTCGGCCTGCCCGAACGCCCCAGCTACTATCCGCCCACATGGCCGGGCGGTGCGCCATGGTGATCCGCCGCCGCACCCTGCTGACCGGGGCGGGCGCCGCCTTCCTCGCCCCCCTGGCCTCTGCCTGCCGCACCGGCCATGCCGGCCAATCCGGCGCCGCCACCGCAGGCCCCCTGCCCTCCGCCCGAGGCAACGCGAAAGGAACCGCGACCATGGAGCAAGACGGACTGACCCTTCAGGCCCGCATCGAGGCCCGGCCCGACGCGGGCACCCTCTCGCTCGCCTATCGCATCACCAGCGCCGCAAGCGGCCCGGCCTATGTCTATGACAAGCTGATCGTCCCCAAGCGCGGCGGTGGCGTCGAGGCCAAGGCCGATCGCGCCTATGTCTACCCGCTGCCCGACGAGGGCGAGGTGCTGGTGATGAAGGATGTGCCGCCCCAGCCCCCGGGCCTCTCGCCCGCCTCGCTGGTGGTGCCGCTGATGGTGCGCCTCGCGCCCGGCGAGGCGCTTCAGGGCGCACTCGACTTCGCGCTGCCCCTGCGGCCCTGGCGCGAATATGTCTCCAACGAGCTGGCCTACCCGCGCCAGACCACGCTCGACAGCCTGCGCCTGCGCATCGGCTACGCCCTGCCCCCGCAGGGCGCCGAAGAGACCACCTTCGATCATGCCGGAGAAACCGCCTACAATTTCCGCAACCCGCCCGGCGTGCTCCACCGCCAGGCCTCGCTGGAAGCCCGGTTCGAAACCCCCGGCCTTCCCGTGCTCCTGCCGGAGTAACCCGCCCCGAAACAAGAAAGCCGGGCCACCAAGGCCCGGCCTGTCTGCGTCTCAGGCAGCCGCCTCCCTGCGCCGCAGGCAGGCCGGCACCGCGATCACCGGGGCTTCAATGCCCCATGATCATCCCTTCAAGCGCGTTCTTCTCCATGGACAGCTCGCTGAGCCGCGCCTTGACCACGTCGCCAATCGAGATCAGCCCGATCATCTCGCCGCCCTCCAGCACCGGCATGTGCCGAAACCGGCCCTCGGTCATCTTTTCCAGCACGCTCAGGGCGGTTTCTTCCTTCGAGCAGGTGATGAGCTTCTTCGTCATCAGGTCATCCACCACGTCGCTCAGGCACCCCGGCCCGCGCCGCCCCAGCTCGCGCACGATGTCGCGCTCCGACAGGATGCCATCCGCCGTCTTGCCGTCGGCCGACACGATCACCGAGCCAACCCGCTTTTCCGAAAGCATCTTTGCCGCTTCCGACACCGCGCTTCCCGGCTTCACACAGAGCACGCCGCCCTCACCCTTGTCCTTCAGAATCTGTTGCACGAGCATGGCTTACCTCCTACATGGCCGGTCCCCCCGAGCGTCGCGCCAGCAGGCACCGCCTGTCAAGCCTCGGCTTCCAGCCGCTCCACCTCTGCGCGGAGCCCCTCGCACAGTAGATCGGCAAACCGGCTGAGCCTGCGCACCCGGCGCTCGTCGGCATGGCGCACCAGCCAGAAGGTGCGTCGCAACCGGATCTGCTCGCCCAGAACCCGCTCCACCTTCGGCTCGCCCCCCAGCGCAAACCCGTGCACCACGCCAATCCCCGCGCCCCTCCGCACCCATGCAAATTGCACCGACACCGAGTTCGAGGCCAAATGCACCCGCTCCAGCCCCAGCTCGCCAAGGTAGTCGAGTTCCTTGTCAAAGATCATGTCAGGCACGTAGCCCACCAGCCGCTTGCCCTGCAGGTCATCGAGCCGCGTGATCGGGTTGCGCTTCAGCCAGCGCCGGTTGGCGGCGAGGTAGAGGTGATAGTCGGTGATCTTCTGCACCGTCAGCCGCCCCGCCGTGGGCCGCGACACGGCAATCGCCATGTCCGCCTCGCGCCGGTTGAGGTTGAAGACCCGCGGCAGCGACACGATCTGCACCTCCAGCCCCGGATGGGCATCGCAGATGCCCGCCACCACCTGCGGCAGCAGGAAATTGGCGCAGCCGTCCGGCGCGCCCACCCGTATCGTGCCCGTCAGCCTGTCTTCCTGCCCGCGCACCGCATCCTCGGCCGAGAGCATCGCCTGCTCCAGCTCCTCGGCATGGGGCATCAGCCGCTCCCCCGCTTCGCTCGGCGCATAGCCCTGCGGCGATTTCAGGAACAGCGGCGCGCCAAGGCTCTCCTCCAGCCGCTGCACCCGCCGCCCCACCGTCGCCGGATCGAGCTTCAGCGCGTTCCCCGCCCCCGAGAGGCTTCCCTCCCGCGCAACGGCAATGAAAATCCGCATGTCGTCCCACGACACGGCCATCCTTGTCTCCCATGCATTTTTGCAAGACCTGTTTGTCAAACTGCCGCTTCTACCGGGATAATTGCAAGGGTAGGATCGGCCCGAGCCAGAAAACAGGAGGAGTTCCGCCATGAGCGAGATCGGACATTTCATCGACGGCCAGAAAACCGCAGGCACCTCGGGCCGCGCCGCCGATATCTACAACCCCGCCACCGGCGAAGTGCAGGCCAAGGTCGCGCTGGCCACCAAGGCCGAGGTCGATGACGCCGTCGCCCGCGCCGCCAAGGCCCAGGTCGCCTGGGGCGCCACCAACCCGCAGCGCCGCGCCCGGGTGATGATGGCCTTCGGCGCGCTCATCAACACCCACATGGACGAGCTGGCCGAGCTGGTCGCCCGCGAGCACGGCAAGACCATCCCCGACGCCAAGGGCGACGTGCAGCGCGGTCTCGAGTTCGTCGAGGTCTGCATGGGCGCGCCCCACATGCTGAAGGGCGAATACACCAATGACGGCGGCCCCGGCATCGACCTCTACTCGATGCGCCAGCCCCTCGGCGTGGTCGCCGGCATCACCCCCTTCAACTTCC of Oceanicola sp. 502str15 contains these proteins:
- a CDS encoding LysR family transcriptional regulator, which codes for MAVSWDDMRIFIAVAREGSLSGAGNALKLDPATVGRRVQRLEESLGAPLFLKSPQGYAPSEAGERLMPHAEELEQAMLSAEDAVRGQEDRLTGTIRVGAPDGCANFLLPQVVAGICDAHPGLEVQIVSLPRVFNLNRREADMAIAVSRPTAGRLTVQKITDYHLYLAANRRWLKRNPITRLDDLQGKRLVGYVPDMIFDKELDYLGELGLERVHLASNSVSVQFAWVRRGAGIGVVHGFALGGEPKVERVLGEQIRLRRTFWLVRHADERRVRRLSRFADLLCEGLRAEVERLEAEA